A single window of Chitinophaga sp. XS-30 DNA harbors:
- a CDS encoding N-acetylornithine carbamoyltransferase → MKQFISVADVPGVPQIADIALNYKKDPYKDKALGSNKTIGLIFLNPSLRTRLSTQVAAKNLGMEAVVFNIDKEGWALEMNDGAIMSGNTTEHVKEAAAVMGQYFDILSIRTFPGLKDKEEDYTEKYINQFIKYAGVPVVSLESATLHPLQSLTDVITIKERWAKPRKPKVVMTWAPHVRALPQAVPNSFAQWMNAWDEVDFVITHPEGYELDPRFSGNAPVIYDQREALEGADFVYVKNWSSYSDYGNIICTDQSWMVTNETLKGTNNAQVMHCLPVRRNVVIADEVLDGPNSIVIPQAGNRVWAAQAVLSEILKHH, encoded by the coding sequence ATGAAACAATTTATTTCCGTGGCCGATGTGCCAGGTGTCCCGCAGATCGCGGACATTGCACTGAACTACAAAAAGGATCCATACAAAGACAAAGCCCTTGGCAGCAATAAGACCATCGGTCTGATCTTTCTGAACCCCAGCCTCCGTACGCGCCTGAGCACACAGGTGGCCGCGAAGAACCTGGGCATGGAAGCGGTAGTGTTCAACATCGACAAGGAAGGCTGGGCGCTGGAAATGAATGACGGGGCCATCATGAGCGGCAATACCACCGAGCATGTGAAAGAAGCCGCCGCGGTGATGGGCCAGTATTTCGACATCCTGTCCATCCGCACCTTTCCCGGTCTGAAAGACAAGGAAGAGGACTACACGGAAAAATATATCAACCAGTTCATCAAATACGCCGGTGTGCCGGTGGTTAGCCTGGAAAGCGCCACCCTGCACCCCCTGCAGAGCCTCACGGACGTGATCACCATCAAGGAGCGCTGGGCGAAGCCACGCAAACCCAAAGTGGTGATGACCTGGGCGCCGCATGTAAGAGCGCTGCCGCAGGCCGTTCCCAACTCTTTCGCGCAATGGATGAACGCCTGGGATGAAGTGGACTTTGTGATCACCCATCCGGAAGGATATGAGCTGGACCCCAGGTTCAGCGGCAATGCGCCCGTGATCTATGATCAGCGCGAAGCACTGGAAGGAGCCGATTTCGTGTATGTGAAGAACTGGTCTTCCTACAGCGATTACGGCAATATCATCTGCACAGACCAAAGCTGGATGGTGACCAATGAAACGCTGAAAGGCACGAATAATGCCCAGGTGATGCACTGCCTGCCGGTGAGAAGGAATGTGGTGATCGCGGATGAAGTGCTGGACGGGCCCAATTCCATCGTCATCCCGCAGGCGGGCAACCGCGTATGGGCGGCGCAGGCGGTGCTGAGCGAGATATTAAAACATCATTAA
- a CDS encoding alpha-L-fucosidase translates to MRKALFIFLLFGSLQSQAQQDIKPYGALPSAAQLKWQRLEYYMFIHFGPNTFTDKEWGHGDEDPKVFNPTELDARQWARTAKAAGMKGIIITAKHHDGFCLWPSAYSKHTVRESAWKDGKGDVLKELSAACREYGLLFGVYLSPWDRNHPAYGTPEYNQVFANQLKEVHSSYGDVFEQWFDGANGEGPNGKKQVYDWPLFESTVLKIHPEVIFFSDNGPGCRWIGNEDGFAGATNWSTLNRNDFRPGMGGIQEILNKGQEDGTHWVPGEADVSIRPGWFYSPSTDDKVKTLPWLLDIYYKSVGRNANLLLNVPVDRRGLIHKNDSLRLMELRKVLDESFSTNLAVRARTTATNTRRNSTLSSAVHLTDNNPNTYWATNDGELKATITLSFVKPVTFNRLQLQEYIALGQRVKSFRVSVLEGRQYREIANETTIGYKRILRLPATTTTAVRIELLDAKACPVISEIKLFKAPELLADPEIRRNGEGMVTITAASEDPVFHYTTDGSEPTLRSPKYTGTPFSFPGTGVIRAKAFVENGRKASATVTAEMDLAPLNWKLLFVSSQENRGEGAKAFDSHPGTAWISKSGDYPHEIQVDMGAVTTVNGFTYTPRPNGGIIYSYAFYVSNDGKNWGQPVVLGNFANIQNSPVKQRIRLPKAAKAQYFRLVAVAPASTEEKRAVAAEIGVF, encoded by the coding sequence ATGAGAAAAGCACTTTTCATTTTTTTATTGTTCGGATCGCTGCAGTCACAGGCACAGCAGGATATCAAGCCTTACGGCGCCCTGCCTTCTGCCGCGCAGCTGAAATGGCAGCGACTGGAATATTACATGTTCATACACTTCGGGCCGAATACTTTTACCGACAAAGAGTGGGGGCATGGTGACGAGGACCCGAAGGTTTTCAATCCTACGGAACTGGACGCCCGGCAATGGGCAAGAACGGCCAAGGCCGCCGGCATGAAGGGCATCATTATCACCGCCAAGCATCACGACGGCTTCTGTCTCTGGCCAAGCGCCTACAGCAAACATACGGTGAGGGAAAGCGCCTGGAAGGATGGTAAAGGCGATGTGCTGAAGGAGCTTTCCGCCGCCTGCCGGGAATACGGGCTGCTCTTCGGGGTATATCTCTCCCCCTGGGACAGGAACCACCCGGCCTACGGCACCCCGGAATACAACCAGGTATTTGCCAACCAGCTCAAAGAAGTGCATTCCAGCTACGGCGATGTGTTCGAGCAATGGTTTGACGGCGCCAACGGAGAAGGGCCGAACGGCAAGAAGCAGGTGTACGACTGGCCGCTGTTTGAAAGCACCGTGCTGAAGATACACCCGGAGGTGATCTTTTTCAGCGACAATGGTCCGGGTTGCCGCTGGATCGGTAATGAAGACGGTTTTGCCGGCGCCACCAACTGGAGCACCCTCAACAGGAACGATTTCCGCCCGGGTATGGGCGGGATACAGGAAATACTGAACAAAGGCCAGGAAGACGGCACCCATTGGGTACCCGGGGAAGCGGACGTATCCATCCGCCCGGGATGGTTTTACAGTCCGTCTACGGATGACAAGGTGAAAACGCTGCCTTGGCTGCTCGATATCTATTACAAATCCGTAGGCCGCAATGCTAACCTGCTGTTAAATGTGCCGGTAGACCGCAGGGGCCTCATCCACAAAAATGATTCCCTCCGGCTGATGGAATTGCGGAAAGTGCTGGATGAATCTTTTTCAACGAACCTTGCGGTACGGGCCAGGACCACCGCCACCAATACCCGGCGCAACAGCACGCTGAGCAGCGCCGTGCATCTGACCGACAACAACCCGAATACTTACTGGGCAACGAATGACGGCGAACTGAAAGCAACGATCACCCTGAGCTTTGTGAAACCGGTGACCTTCAACCGCCTGCAGTTGCAGGAGTACATTGCACTGGGGCAGCGGGTGAAATCGTTCAGGGTCAGCGTGCTGGAAGGCAGGCAGTACCGGGAGATCGCGAATGAGACCACGATCGGTTACAAGCGCATCCTGCGCCTGCCGGCGACCACCACCACCGCCGTGCGCATAGAATTGCTGGATGCGAAGGCTTGTCCCGTCATCAGCGAGATCAAGCTTTTCAAAGCACCGGAATTACTGGCTGATCCGGAGATCAGGAGAAACGGCGAGGGGATGGTCACCATCACCGCCGCTTCGGAGGACCCGGTATTCCATTATACGACGGATGGCAGTGAGCCAACGCTCAGGTCCCCGAAATACACGGGTACGCCGTTCTCTTTCCCCGGTACGGGTGTGATCAGGGCAAAAGCCTTTGTGGAGAATGGCCGTAAGGCCAGCGCCACGGTAACAGCGGAGATGGACCTGGCCCCGCTGAACTGGAAACTGCTGTTTGTCAGCAGCCAGGAGAACAGGGGAGAGGGCGCAAAAGCATTTGACAGCCATCCCGGTACCGCCTGGATCAGCAAATCCGGCGATTATCCGCATGAGATACAGGTAGATATGGGCGCGGTGACGACGGTGAACGGCTTTACCTATACGCCCCGCCCCAATGGCGGCATCATCTACAGCTATGCATTTTATGTCAGCAATGACGGGAAGAACTGGGGGCAACCGGTAGTGCTGGGGAATTTCGCCAATATTCAGAACAGCCCGGTAAAACAAAGGATCAGGCTGCCGAAAGCCGCGAAGGCACAGTATTTCAGGCTGGTGGCGGTAGCGCCGGCCAGTACGGAGGAGAAGAGGGCGGTAGCGGCGGAGATCGGGGTATTTTAG
- a CDS encoding GNAT family N-acetyltransferase — translation MNFEPVLENKRVLLRPMQASDMDALEAVALEPSLWEVGAGCIRDRKELEEYVQTALKEREQGISIPFTVIDKTNNRVAGSTRFAAITPAHKRAEIGYTWIHPDFQRTGLNRAMKYAMLLHAFEVMGLNRVELKTDERNERSRNAMLGIGCRQEGILRHHMITWNGWLRNSVYFSILIAEWPEIKERIFAKYDL, via the coding sequence ATGAATTTTGAACCGGTACTGGAAAATAAACGCGTACTGCTGCGGCCCATGCAGGCATCTGATATGGATGCGCTGGAAGCTGTAGCCCTGGAGCCTTCACTGTGGGAAGTTGGCGCCGGCTGCATCCGGGACCGGAAAGAACTGGAGGAATATGTGCAGACGGCGTTGAAGGAGCGGGAGCAGGGCATTTCCATTCCGTTCACGGTGATTGATAAAACGAACAACAGGGTAGCAGGCAGCACACGTTTTGCCGCCATAACGCCCGCGCATAAACGAGCAGAGATCGGTTACACCTGGATACATCCGGATTTCCAGCGTACCGGCCTTAACCGCGCGATGAAATATGCCATGCTGCTGCATGCATTTGAAGTAATGGGCCTGAACAGGGTGGAGCTGAAAACGGATGAAAGGAATGAAAGATCGCGTAACGCCATGCTGGGCATCGGTTGCCGGCAGGAAGGGATATTGCGGCATCATATGATCACCTGGAACGGATGGCTGCGCAACTCGGTGTACTTTTCCATACTGATAGCAGAGTGGCCGGAAATAAAGGAAAGGATCTTTGCGAAATACGATCTTTAA
- a CDS encoding GNAT family N-acetyltransferase: MENKDIIVRAATANDKHYAKTITDEMEASAKARGTGIAKRSPEYVSLKMDEGKAVIALTKAGEWVGFCYIEAWGHGKFVANSGLIVSPAFRGHGVAKAIKEKIFELSRQKYPDSKIFGLTTGLAVMKINSDLGYEPVTYSQLTDDEEFWKGCRSCVNFDVLTAKNRTNCLCTAMLYDPVEKAKEAEEKAAAEKNKLVVTPGGNMETRKKRKFKGNFSLFERWVRYKKYVLLKSMRRDNSSGAAGNNKKRFFFWGL, translated from the coding sequence TTGGAAAATAAGGATATCATCGTTAGGGCAGCAACTGCCAACGATAAGCATTATGCCAAAACCATCACTGACGAGATGGAGGCTTCGGCCAAAGCGCGGGGAACCGGCATAGCAAAACGTTCCCCCGAATATGTTTCCCTCAAAATGGACGAAGGAAAGGCTGTCATCGCGCTTACAAAAGCCGGTGAATGGGTAGGCTTCTGCTATATAGAAGCCTGGGGCCATGGAAAATTTGTCGCCAATTCCGGGCTCATCGTTAGTCCCGCTTTCAGAGGCCATGGCGTAGCCAAGGCGATCAAGGAAAAAATATTCGAACTGTCCAGGCAAAAATACCCGGACTCCAAAATATTCGGCCTCACCACCGGTCTGGCTGTGATGAAGATCAATTCAGACCTCGGCTATGAGCCGGTTACCTACTCCCAGCTTACGGATGATGAGGAATTCTGGAAAGGTTGCCGCAGCTGTGTGAACTTTGATGTGCTCACCGCAAAGAACCGGACCAACTGCCTCTGCACCGCCATGCTGTACGATCCCGTGGAAAAGGCCAAGGAAGCCGAAGAAAAAGCGGCTGCCGAAAAGAACAAGCTGGTGGTAACGCCCGGCGGGAATATGGAAACACGGAAAAAAAGGAAGTTCAAAGGCAATTTCTCCCTGTTCGAAAGATGGGTACGGTACAAGAAATACGTGCTGCTGAAGTCCATGCGGAGAGATAACAGCAGTGGGGCTGCCGGAAATAATAAAAAAAGGTTCTTTTTCTGGGGACTTTAA
- the argB gene encoding acetylglutamate kinase: MVYVIKVGGNVIDHPALLEQFLADLAAIPAKKVLVHGGGKIATRIGDKLGITSQYVNGRRITDAETIDLVTMVYGGLVNKQVVAKLQAKGCNALGLTGADANIIPAVKRPVKDIDYGFVGDIPAETVQVQPVKLLLDAGITPVFSPLTHDGHGQILNTNADTIASSLAIALSSHYKVRLVYCFEKKGVLRDASDDDAVISLINREIYQDLLAQGVLSDGILPKLDNAFAAIESGVKEVLIGHAGDLRKNTTDAVAGTLIC; encoded by the coding sequence ATGGTCTATGTAATAAAAGTAGGCGGCAATGTCATTGACCATCCTGCTTTGCTGGAGCAGTTCCTGGCGGACCTCGCCGCGATCCCCGCAAAGAAGGTGCTGGTCCATGGCGGCGGCAAGATAGCCACCCGCATTGGTGACAAGCTGGGCATCACTTCGCAGTATGTGAACGGCCGCAGGATCACCGATGCGGAAACGATCGACCTGGTGACCATGGTGTACGGAGGACTGGTGAACAAGCAGGTGGTGGCCAAACTGCAGGCGAAGGGCTGCAACGCATTGGGACTGACCGGCGCGGACGCCAATATCATCCCCGCAGTCAAACGTCCCGTTAAAGACATCGACTATGGTTTTGTAGGCGATATTCCCGCGGAAACGGTACAGGTGCAGCCGGTAAAGCTGTTGCTGGATGCGGGTATCACCCCGGTATTCTCCCCGCTTACGCACGACGGGCATGGACAGATACTGAATACGAATGCGGATACCATCGCATCCTCACTGGCTATTGCTTTATCTTCTCATTATAAGGTCCGTTTAGTATATTGCTTTGAAAAAAAGGGCGTATTGCGGGATGCATCGGATGATGATGCCGTGATCAGCCTGATCAATCGCGAAATCTACCAGGACCTGCTTGCACAAGGCGTATTGTCAGACGGCATTCTGCCGAAGCTGGACAATGCTTTTGCCGCTATTGAAAGCGGTGTGAAAGAAGTGCTGATCGGCCATGCCGGCGATCTGCGCAAAAATACGACCGATGCCGTAGCAGGCACGCTAATATGCTAA
- the argG gene encoding argininosuccinate synthase, translating to MKKVVLGFSGGLDTSYCVKYLSEEKGYEVHSVIVNTGGFTAEELKEIEQRAYSLGVKSHKTVDAVRSYYDKVIRYLVFGNILKNNTYPLSVSAERMSQALAIAEYVKEVGADAVAHGSTGAGNDQVRFDMIFHIMIPGVEIITPIRDLKLSREQEISYLQSKGVQVNFEKAMYSINKGIWGTSVGGKETLTSNGFLPEEAFPTQLTKQQPEQVELTFEKGELKGVNDKTFGHPAEAITYLQSIAGPFAIGRDVHVGDTIIGIKGRVGFEAAAPMVIIKAHHALEKHVLTKWQLSWKDQLAQFYGNWLHEGQILDPVMRDIEAFLENSQQHVTGKVFVTLQPYRFQVTGIESAYDLMSSKFGKYGEMNQGWSGEDVRGFSKIFGNQTMIWHQVSEDVDGKK from the coding sequence ATGAAAAAAGTTGTACTGGGATTCAGCGGGGGATTAGACACATCGTATTGCGTAAAATATCTTTCGGAAGAGAAAGGTTATGAAGTGCATTCCGTGATCGTCAATACGGGCGGATTTACCGCTGAAGAACTGAAAGAGATCGAGCAACGCGCCTACAGCCTTGGTGTGAAAAGTCACAAGACCGTAGATGCGGTGCGCTCTTATTACGACAAAGTGATCCGGTACCTGGTATTCGGCAATATCCTGAAGAACAACACTTATCCCCTGAGCGTAAGCGCCGAGCGGATGAGCCAGGCGCTGGCCATTGCGGAATATGTGAAGGAAGTGGGCGCCGATGCCGTAGCGCACGGCAGCACGGGTGCGGGCAACGACCAGGTGCGGTTTGATATGATCTTCCATATCATGATCCCCGGGGTGGAGATCATCACCCCCATCCGGGACCTGAAGCTCAGCCGCGAACAGGAGATCTCCTATCTGCAATCCAAAGGCGTACAGGTGAACTTCGAAAAAGCGATGTACTCGATCAACAAAGGCATCTGGGGCACTTCCGTAGGCGGAAAGGAAACGCTGACCTCCAATGGCTTTCTGCCGGAAGAGGCTTTCCCCACACAACTGACAAAACAACAACCCGAACAGGTGGAGCTGACTTTCGAGAAAGGCGAACTGAAGGGTGTGAACGATAAAACATTCGGCCACCCCGCCGAAGCCATCACTTACCTGCAAAGCATCGCAGGGCCGTTCGCGATCGGCCGCGATGTGCATGTGGGCGACACCATCATCGGTATCAAAGGCCGCGTAGGATTTGAAGCGGCTGCGCCGATGGTGATCATCAAGGCGCACCACGCCCTGGAAAAACATGTGCTCACCAAGTGGCAGCTCAGCTGGAAAGACCAGCTGGCGCAGTTCTACGGCAACTGGCTGCATGAAGGGCAGATACTGGACCCCGTTATGCGGGACATTGAAGCCTTCCTGGAAAACAGTCAGCAGCACGTAACCGGCAAGGTGTTTGTGACATTGCAGCCTTACCGTTTCCAGGTAACAGGCATCGAATCCGCCTACGACCTGATGAGCAGCAAATTCGGCAAATACGGCGAAATGAATCAGGGCTGGAGCGGAGAGGATGTGCGGGGCTTTTCCAAGATCTTCGGCAATCAGACGATGATCTGGCACCAGGTGAGTGAAGACGTTGACGGCAAAAAATAA
- a CDS encoding aspartate aminotransferase family protein, with translation MQLFDVYPVNDITITRAEGSHVWDDKEQQYLDLYGGHAVISIGHTHPHYVKRLTDQLHKVGFYSNSIHIPLQQELAALLGKVSGKEDYQLFLCNSGAEANENALKLASFHNGRKKIIAFRKSFHGRTSLAVAATDNPKIVAPVNETDNVIFLPWEDEIALEVAFQTNDICAVIIEGIQGVGGINVASPSFLQKIRSLCDAHNTVYIADAVQCGYGRSGKFFSHDHAGVQADIYTMAKGMGNGFPIGGIIIAPKFQPSYGMLGTTFGGNHLACAAALAVLEVISGENLIANAEATGNYLISELKKLPKIREVRGKGLMIGIDLPEELSAVKKNLLFKHRIFTGEARPNVIRLLPSLALTKAHADQFLTALKKELDN, from the coding sequence ATGCAATTATTTGACGTTTACCCGGTTAATGATATTACCATTACCAGGGCCGAAGGCTCCCACGTCTGGGACGATAAGGAACAGCAATACCTCGATCTGTACGGCGGCCATGCCGTGATCTCCATCGGGCATACCCATCCGCACTACGTAAAGCGGCTGACAGATCAGCTGCATAAAGTCGGTTTTTATTCCAATTCCATACATATTCCGTTGCAGCAGGAGCTGGCAGCTTTGCTGGGCAAGGTCTCCGGCAAGGAAGACTACCAGCTTTTCCTTTGCAATTCAGGAGCGGAAGCCAATGAGAATGCGCTCAAGCTCGCCTCTTTTCATAACGGCAGGAAAAAGATCATCGCCTTCCGGAAATCCTTCCACGGCCGTACTTCCCTGGCGGTAGCGGCAACGGACAACCCGAAGATCGTAGCGCCGGTGAACGAAACGGACAATGTGATCTTCCTGCCCTGGGAAGACGAGATAGCGCTGGAAGTTGCTTTCCAGACCAACGATATCTGCGCGGTGATCATTGAAGGGATACAGGGCGTTGGCGGCATCAATGTAGCTTCGCCATCCTTCCTGCAGAAGATCAGGAGCCTCTGCGATGCGCACAATACCGTGTACATCGCGGATGCCGTGCAATGCGGGTATGGCAGGAGCGGTAAATTCTTTTCGCACGATCATGCCGGTGTGCAGGCCGATATTTACACCATGGCGAAAGGCATGGGCAATGGTTTCCCCATTGGTGGCATCATCATCGCACCGAAGTTCCAGCCGTCCTACGGCATGCTGGGCACCACTTTCGGCGGCAATCACCTGGCGTGCGCCGCGGCATTGGCCGTACTGGAAGTGATCTCCGGGGAAAACCTGATCGCCAACGCGGAAGCCACCGGCAATTACCTGATATCGGAATTGAAAAAGCTGCCGAAGATCAGGGAAGTAAGAGGGAAGGGACTGATGATCGGGATCGATCTGCCGGAAGAGCTGTCTGCTGTGAAAAAGAATCTCTTGTTCAAACACAGGATATTCACAGGAGAGGCCAGGCCGAACGTGATCCGGTTGCTGCCTTCCCTGGCGCTGACAAAAGCACATGCAGATCAATTTTTAACTGCATTGAAAAAAGAACTGGATAATTAA
- the argC gene encoding N-acetyl-gamma-glutamyl-phosphate reductase, translating to MKGNSDKKFRAGIIGGAGYTGGETIRLLLNHPDVELAFVHSRSNVGNPLYAVHADLLGETEMVFTGEIPADVNVIFLCLGHGESRKFLETTPIPEHISIIDLSQDFRLGESVNGRAFVYGLPELQREDIRKAANIANPGCFATAIQLGLLPLAKAGLLNEVHTTGITGSTGAGQSLQSTSHFTWRANNISTYKVLTHQHLKEIRRTLQALQPAYSGALNFVPVRGDYPRGIWITSYLDCALSLEEAYQLFDSYYESHPFTHVSRKQIDLKQVVNTNKCLIQLEKTEGKLVIHTIEDNLLKGASGQAVQNMNLMLGLEETAGLKLKSIVF from the coding sequence ATGAAAGGGAATTCGGACAAAAAATTCAGGGCAGGCATTATTGGCGGGGCAGGGTACACCGGCGGCGAAACCATTCGCCTGCTGTTGAATCACCCGGATGTGGAGCTGGCATTTGTGCATAGCCGGAGCAATGTGGGAAATCCCTTGTATGCCGTGCATGCAGACCTGCTTGGAGAAACGGAGATGGTATTTACCGGGGAGATACCCGCGGACGTTAACGTGATATTCCTCTGCCTCGGGCACGGGGAATCCCGGAAATTCCTGGAAACCACGCCCATTCCGGAGCATATCAGCATCATTGATCTCAGCCAGGACTTTCGTTTAGGCGAAAGCGTTAACGGCCGGGCGTTCGTGTACGGCCTGCCGGAACTGCAACGGGAAGACATCCGGAAAGCCGCTAACATCGCCAATCCGGGCTGTTTTGCCACCGCCATCCAGCTTGGGCTGCTGCCGCTGGCAAAGGCCGGTTTGCTGAACGAAGTACATACTACCGGCATTACAGGTTCCACCGGAGCCGGGCAAAGCCTGCAATCCACCTCCCATTTTACCTGGAGGGCCAATAATATTTCCACTTACAAAGTGCTCACGCACCAGCATCTGAAGGAGATCCGACGAACCTTGCAGGCATTGCAGCCTGCCTATTCAGGAGCGCTCAACTTTGTACCGGTACGCGGCGACTATCCGCGCGGTATCTGGATCACTTCTTACCTGGATTGCGCATTGTCACTGGAAGAGGCTTACCAGCTGTTTGACAGCTATTACGAAAGCCACCCTTTCACACATGTGAGCCGGAAGCAAATAGATCTGAAACAAGTGGTGAACACCAACAAATGCCTCATCCAGCTGGAAAAAACGGAAGGCAAACTGGTGATCCATACTATCGAGGATAATCTGCTGAAAGGTGCATCGGGACAAGCCGTACAGAATATGAACCTCATGCTGGGGCTGGAAGAAACAGCCGGGTTGAAGCTCAAATCCATCGTGTTCTAA
- a CDS encoding M20 family metallo-hydrolase gives MWNQERYDDAVQLLRQLIATPSFSREEQDTARILGQFLTVKGVPWQQHGNNIWAVNKHFDPAKPCILLNSHHDTVKPNPQYTRDPFSPDIADGKLYGLGSNDAGGCLVSLLAAFLHFYEQEGMAYNIAVAITAEEEISGVNGIESILHLLPEPALAIVGEPTKTDLAIAEKGLMVLDCVAHGKAGHAARDEGENAVYKAMDDIQWFRTFQFPKVSEALGPVKMSVTVIQTSNKAHNVVPAECSFVVDVRATDQYTLEEMLDIIRANVRCDVTPRSMRMRPSFIPKDHPLVLEGLKLGKQLYGSPTTSDQALIPATSVKVGPGDSARSHTADEFIYLDEIRQGIDTYINLLSGLI, from the coding sequence ATGTGGAACCAAGAACGCTATGATGATGCCGTACAGCTTTTAAGACAACTGATTGCCACACCTTCTTTCAGCAGGGAAGAGCAGGACACCGCCCGGATACTCGGCCAGTTCCTGACGGTAAAAGGGGTTCCCTGGCAGCAGCACGGCAACAACATCTGGGCCGTCAACAAACATTTCGATCCTGCGAAACCCTGTATCCTCCTCAATTCCCATCACGATACTGTTAAACCGAACCCGCAATACACCCGGGACCCTTTTTCCCCGGACATCGCAGACGGCAAACTGTATGGCCTCGGCAGCAATGATGCCGGGGGATGCCTCGTCAGCCTGCTGGCCGCTTTCCTCCATTTTTATGAACAGGAAGGCATGGCATACAATATTGCGGTGGCCATTACCGCGGAAGAAGAGATCAGTGGCGTGAACGGCATCGAAAGCATCCTGCATCTGCTGCCGGAGCCAGCGCTGGCCATCGTAGGCGAACCTACGAAAACAGATCTCGCCATTGCCGAAAAGGGATTGATGGTGCTGGATTGTGTGGCGCATGGCAAAGCCGGGCATGCCGCCCGTGACGAAGGAGAGAATGCGGTGTACAAAGCGATGGATGACATACAATGGTTCCGGACCTTTCAGTTTCCGAAGGTTTCCGAAGCGCTGGGCCCCGTGAAAATGAGCGTGACCGTTATCCAGACGTCCAATAAAGCGCACAATGTGGTGCCTGCGGAATGTTCTTTTGTGGTGGATGTGCGCGCAACGGACCAATATACACTGGAAGAGATGCTGGATATCATCCGCGCCAACGTGCGGTGCGATGTAACGCCGCGTTCCATGCGCATGCGCCCTTCCTTCATTCCGAAAGACCATCCGCTGGTGCTGGAAGGCCTGAAACTGGGGAAGCAGCTGTACGGTTCGCCTACCACATCTGATCAGGCACTGATCCCGGCGACCTCGGTAAAGGTCGGGCCCGGTGATTCCGCCCGCTCACATACGGCGGATGAATTCATTTATCTTGACGAGATCCGCCAGGGCATCGATACTTATATTAACTTGTTATCCGGATTGATATGA